The Juglans microcarpa x Juglans regia isolate MS1-56 chromosome 2S, Jm3101_v1.0, whole genome shotgun sequence genome has a window encoding:
- the LOC121251386 gene encoding uncharacterized protein LOC121251386 isoform X1, translating to MACKIINSSNPPVVCRFSSSIKPKVGSKTTTLSSSSNSQEQREVVSSTAATKTQVLKSNAYGVKFKTLGACKLGISRYPDFEYDAEGGIGTGSGSKVLDSDPLNNEISVSFDIKTLYIPPLTGATTRFLGLPLPPFLKIDIVPELFQGSIYPESGKLLFMQVDLEFMAKFWFSVGSIYRAPPLLVKTVLTSEESNGTIRTGRGKRLDKEGNCRLVGVATVHPIDDFLMNTFLGLPTECLANLNAVISLSNSS from the exons ATGGCgtgtaaaataataaactccTCAAACCCTCCAGTCGTTTGCAGATTTAGTTCATCAATAAAACCAAAGGTTGGATCAAAAACTACCACCTTGTCTTCCTCTTCCAACAGCCAAGAACAAAGAGAAGTTGTTTCCAGCACCGCAGCCACCAAAACCCAAGTCCTGAAAAGTAATGCCTATGGTGTTAAGTTCAAGACTCTTGGAGCATGCAAGCTTGGCATTTCAAGATATCCTGATTTTGAATACGATGCTGAAGGTGGAATAGGGACTGGGTCTGGTTCAAAGGTCCTTGATAGTGATCCGTTGAATAATGAAATTTCAGTTTCGTTTGACATCAAAACACTGTATATACCACCATTGACAGGTGCAACGACTAGGTTCTTGGGATTACCATTACCACCATTTCTGAAGATTGATATTGTCCCAGAACTCTTTCAAGGGAGCATTTACCCAGAATCTGGCAAg CTATTGTTCATGCAGGTTGATCTTGAATTCATGGCCAAATTCTGGTTTTCTGTTGGGAGTATTTATAGAGCTCCTCCACTACTGGTGAAGACAGTTTTGACATCTGAGGAGTCAAATGGAACCATCAGAACTGGAAGAGGAAAGAGATTGGATAAAGAAGGGAATTGCAGATTAGTTGGGGTGGCAACTGTTCATCCCATTGATGATTTCCTAATGAACACCTTCCTTGGACTTCCTACTGAATGTCTTGCTAATCTTAATGCTGTAATCTCCCTTTCTAATTCTTCttaa
- the LOC121251386 gene encoding uncharacterized protein LOC121251386 isoform X2 — protein MACKIINSSNPPVVCRFSSSIKPKVGSKTTTLSSSSNSQEQREVVSSTAATKTQVLKSNAYGVKFKTLGACKLGISRYPDFEYDAEGGIGTGSGSKVLDSDPLNNEISVSFDIKTLYIPPLTGATTRFLGLPLPPFLKIDIVPELFQGSIYPESGKVDLEFMAKFWFSVGSIYRAPPLLVKTVLTSEESNGTIRTGRGKRLDKEGNCRLVGVATVHPIDDFLMNTFLGLPTECLANLNAVISLSNSS, from the exons ATGGCgtgtaaaataataaactccTCAAACCCTCCAGTCGTTTGCAGATTTAGTTCATCAATAAAACCAAAGGTTGGATCAAAAACTACCACCTTGTCTTCCTCTTCCAACAGCCAAGAACAAAGAGAAGTTGTTTCCAGCACCGCAGCCACCAAAACCCAAGTCCTGAAAAGTAATGCCTATGGTGTTAAGTTCAAGACTCTTGGAGCATGCAAGCTTGGCATTTCAAGATATCCTGATTTTGAATACGATGCTGAAGGTGGAATAGGGACTGGGTCTGGTTCAAAGGTCCTTGATAGTGATCCGTTGAATAATGAAATTTCAGTTTCGTTTGACATCAAAACACTGTATATACCACCATTGACAGGTGCAACGACTAGGTTCTTGGGATTACCATTACCACCATTTCTGAAGATTGATATTGTCCCAGAACTCTTTCAAGGGAGCATTTACCCAGAATCTGGCAAg GTTGATCTTGAATTCATGGCCAAATTCTGGTTTTCTGTTGGGAGTATTTATAGAGCTCCTCCACTACTGGTGAAGACAGTTTTGACATCTGAGGAGTCAAATGGAACCATCAGAACTGGAAGAGGAAAGAGATTGGATAAAGAAGGGAATTGCAGATTAGTTGGGGTGGCAACTGTTCATCCCATTGATGATTTCCTAATGAACACCTTCCTTGGACTTCCTACTGAATGTCTTGCTAATCTTAATGCTGTAATCTCCCTTTCTAATTCTTCttaa